From a region of the Fibrobacter sp. UWB2 genome:
- the gyrB gene encoding DNA topoisomerase (ATP-hydrolyzing) subunit B — translation MAEETEEVKKAEADYSGSSITVLEGLEAVRVRPAMYIGSTDIRGLHHLVWEVVDNSVDEALAGFCNHIEISILPGNGIRVTDNGRGIPTDIHPKEKVGTIQVVMTKLHAGGKFNNSSYKVSAGLHGVGVSCVNALSNKLIVTVRRNGRVVRQEFARGVPCGPQVDIGESDGTTGTSVEFYPDDTIFSETVYVYDTLATRFRELAFLMSGLRLTLTDERDPEHKQTDTFCFPGGVSEFVRYVDEHRTPLFAEPIHLVLPDGQYPLEVAMWYNDGYQENFFSFVNNVNTYDGGTHVTGFKTALTRVISKFAQDMPKGKKEAQITSDDIREGLTAVIAIKVSQPQFEGQTKRKLGNSEIAGYVASAFGAKLEEYFQENPAAVKIILDKVYNAAVAREAAHRARTLARRKNVLESGGLPGKLADCSSRDPKECEMFIVEGDSAGGSAKMGRSREFQAILPIRGKILNVEKASLHRVLDTEEIQNLVNAIGTGIGTEFKIEKLRYDKIIIMTDADVDGSHIQTLLLTFFFRYMRPLIDAGHIFLAMPPLYKLKIGQKERYLFDENEKDKVMAEIEDKKNVAITRFKGLGEMSPEQLNDTTMNPKTRFLKQCHVEDSVLADQIFSMLMGEDVEPRRKFIETNAYKVLNDLDI, via the coding sequence ATGGCAGAAGAAACAGAAGAAGTAAAGAAGGCGGAAGCAGATTATAGCGGTTCAAGCATTACCGTTCTCGAAGGTCTAGAAGCAGTTCGTGTCCGCCCTGCAATGTACATTGGTTCCACCGACATCCGCGGGCTACACCACCTCGTTTGGGAAGTGGTCGACAACTCCGTGGACGAAGCCCTCGCTGGTTTCTGCAACCATATCGAAATTTCCATTTTGCCGGGTAACGGCATCCGCGTCACCGACAACGGCCGTGGCATTCCGACCGACATCCACCCGAAAGAAAAGGTGGGCACCATCCAGGTCGTGATGACCAAGCTCCACGCCGGTGGTAAGTTCAACAACAGCTCTTATAAAGTCTCGGCCGGTTTGCATGGCGTGGGCGTGAGCTGCGTGAATGCACTTTCTAACAAGCTTATCGTGACCGTGCGCCGCAATGGCCGTGTTGTCCGTCAGGAATTTGCACGCGGTGTTCCGTGCGGCCCGCAGGTCGACATCGGAGAATCCGACGGAACGACCGGTACGTCCGTTGAATTCTATCCGGATGATACCATTTTCTCCGAAACCGTTTACGTGTACGACACGCTCGCCACGCGTTTCCGCGAACTTGCATTCCTCATGAGCGGCCTTCGCTTGACGCTTACGGACGAACGCGATCCGGAACACAAGCAGACCGACACGTTCTGCTTCCCCGGTGGTGTTTCTGAATTTGTACGCTATGTGGACGAACACCGCACACCGCTTTTTGCAGAACCCATCCACTTGGTTCTCCCCGACGGCCAGTACCCCTTGGAAGTTGCCATGTGGTACAACGATGGATATCAGGAAAACTTCTTCAGCTTCGTCAACAACGTAAATACTTACGATGGCGGTACGCACGTGACGGGTTTCAAGACAGCCCTCACCCGCGTTATCAGCAAGTTTGCTCAAGACATGCCGAAGGGCAAAAAAGAAGCGCAGATTACCTCGGACGATATTCGTGAAGGTCTTACCGCAGTCATCGCTATTAAAGTATCACAACCGCAATTTGAAGGCCAGACCAAGCGCAAGCTCGGCAACTCCGAAATTGCAGGCTATGTCGCTTCTGCATTCGGCGCCAAGCTCGAAGAATACTTCCAGGAAAATCCGGCAGCCGTCAAGATTATCTTGGACAAAGTTTACAACGCCGCTGTGGCTCGTGAAGCGGCCCACCGCGCACGAACACTCGCCCGCCGCAAGAACGTTCTCGAAAGCGGCGGCCTTCCGGGCAAGCTCGCCGACTGCTCCAGCCGCGACCCGAAGGAATGCGAAATGTTCATCGTGGAAGGGGACTCTGCAGGTGGTTCCGCAAAGATGGGCCGTAGCCGTGAATTCCAGGCAATCCTCCCGATCCGCGGTAAGATTTTGAACGTCGAAAAGGCAAGCCTCCATCGCGTGCTCGACACCGAAGAAATCCAGAACCTGGTGAACGCAATCGGTACTGGCATCGGCACGGAATTCAAGATAGAAAAACTCCGCTACGACAAAATCATCATCATGACCGATGCTGATGTGGACGGCTCTCACATCCAGACACTTCTCTTGACGTTCTTCTTCCGCTACATGCGTCCGTTGATAGATGCAGGACATATCTTCCTCGCTATGCCTCCTCTGTACAAACTCAAGATTGGGCAGAAGGAACGCTACTTGTTCGACGAAAACGAAAAAGACAAGGTCATGGCCGAAATCGAAGACAAGAAGAATGTCGCGATTACCCGATTCAAAGGTTTGGGCGAAATGTCGCCGGAACAGCTGAACGACACGACCATGAACCCGAAGACTCGTTTCCTCAAGCAGTGCCATGTGGAAGACAGTGTGCTTGCCGACCAGATTTTCAGCATGCTCATGGGCGAAGACGTGGAACCGCGCCGCAAGTTCATCGAAACGAATGCATATAAAGTCTTGAACGATTTGGATATTTAA
- a CDS encoding polyprenyl synthetase family protein produces the protein MSPTKADFKAVLSQARDLVKQELDLTEQVIMQVAKNAPAGISDRLVTLFSRKGKRIRSTLLCLLANCGTQKPDIDRVAHACAAVELLHLASLVHDDIIDGTDVRRGQKTAHREWGTQVAVLIGDYVLSQSMRCVINEEARNVPLIISDAADKLIIGEILELDHCGDMGLSRKAYNEIIDGKTAALIDAAARLGGIMAGFDQPMVDECAKMGTHFGIAFQIIDDLLDYGYGSVNMDKAKFTDLSNGLITLPLLYYFEDCTAEERREMEGFIAKASEEGIPEKIQDRLMARKSFAKAKAEAQEHLEQALAIADKFPKSNFTEEITAMFASMSDRGN, from the coding sequence ATGAGTCCGACGAAAGCCGACTTCAAAGCCGTTTTATCTCAAGCACGAGACTTGGTAAAACAAGAACTAGACCTGACGGAACAAGTCATTATGCAGGTGGCAAAGAATGCCCCCGCTGGGATTAGCGACCGCCTTGTAACGCTATTCAGCCGTAAAGGCAAGCGCATCCGTTCGACGCTCCTTTGCCTGCTCGCAAACTGCGGAACGCAAAAACCGGATATTGACCGCGTTGCACACGCCTGTGCGGCCGTAGAACTTTTGCACCTCGCTAGCCTCGTCCACGATGACATCATTGATGGTACGGACGTCCGCCGTGGTCAAAAGACAGCCCACCGCGAATGGGGCACACAAGTAGCCGTTTTGATTGGCGACTATGTGCTTTCGCAGTCCATGCGCTGTGTCATCAACGAAGAAGCCCGTAACGTTCCTCTGATCATTTCTGATGCGGCAGACAAGCTCATCATCGGAGAAATCCTGGAGCTCGACCATTGCGGTGACATGGGACTTTCTCGCAAGGCCTACAACGAAATCATCGACGGAAAGACCGCCGCTCTCATTGACGCAGCCGCTCGCCTCGGTGGTATCATGGCTGGCTTTGACCAGCCTATGGTTGACGAATGCGCCAAGATGGGAACGCACTTTGGCATCGCTTTCCAGATTATCGACGACCTGCTGGACTATGGCTACGGTTCTGTGAATATGGACAAGGCGAAGTTCACAGACCTTTCGAACGGACTTATCACGTTGCCGCTCCTCTATTACTTCGAGGACTGCACCGCCGAAGAACGTCGCGAAATGGAAGGCTTTATCGCTAAGGCTTCTGAAGAAGGCATCCCAGAAAAGATTCAGGACCGACTGATGGCAAGGAAGAGCTTTGCAAAGGCGAAAGCCGAAGCCCAGGAACACTTGGAACAAGCGCTTGCCATTGCCGACAAGTTCCCGAAGAGCAACTTCACCGAAGAAATCACCGCTATGTTCGCAAGCATGAGCGATCGCGGAAACTAA
- a CDS encoding ABC transporter permease, which yields MNKMAEGLGQAVRRFLNKVVGYVLFIWELFKNIPGAFTNLHTTVEQMHHVGITSIPVVFAASLATGAIMSWQLAYQFGDMIPMMFVGMAVGKSVMVELCPILTAMVLAGRIGASMCSELGTMAVTEQLDAYKVLGLNPYKYLLAPRLIATVIMLPVLTILSIFIGIVGGYEVAHLYKEVSWSVFFYGVRMFYQNWDLVVGLIKATLYGFFISSYACFFGFFTHSGAEGVGKSTKATVVAGMTSILIGGFTLSKLLLV from the coding sequence ATGAACAAAATGGCCGAAGGCCTCGGACAAGCCGTAAGACGCTTCCTGAACAAGGTCGTGGGTTACGTGCTGTTTATCTGGGAACTGTTCAAGAACATTCCCGGGGCCTTCACCAATCTTCACACGACTGTTGAACAGATGCACCACGTGGGTATCACGAGTATTCCCGTGGTGTTTGCCGCATCGCTTGCTACAGGCGCCATCATGTCATGGCAGCTCGCCTACCAGTTTGGCGACATGATTCCCATGATGTTTGTCGGCATGGCCGTTGGCAAGTCCGTGATGGTGGAACTTTGCCCAATTCTTACGGCGATGGTGCTTGCAGGCCGTATCGGCGCTTCGATGTGTTCGGAGCTTGGCACTATGGCGGTCACGGAGCAGCTTGATGCATACAAAGTATTAGGACTTAATCCCTATAAGTACTTGCTTGCGCCAAGACTCATTGCAACCGTCATCATGCTTCCGGTTTTGACAATTTTGAGCATTTTCATCGGCATTGTCGGCGGTTACGAAGTGGCGCACCTCTACAAGGAAGTCTCGTGGTCGGTGTTCTTTTACGGAGTGCGCATGTTCTACCAGAACTGGGACTTGGTCGTGGGCCTTATCAAGGCAACACTTTACGGATTCTTCATTTCGAGTTACGCTTGCTTCTTCGGCTTCTTTACCCACAGCGGTGCAGAAGGCGTGGGCAAGAGCACCAAGGCGACCGTGGTTGCCGGCATGACAAGCATCCTGATTGGCGGTTTTACGCTTTCCAAATTGCTGCTTGTTTAA
- a CDS encoding DUF721 domain-containing protein yields MFETKRTSNKSYTGNKVQDIQVLLERVLQKNHITEDINFKTISERFSEVVGPLLVSHVKPEKIDKKILVLKVANSALKFEMNLQKKAIIEKCNTLLGKPFIQGIRFI; encoded by the coding sequence ATGTTCGAAACAAAACGCACGAGCAACAAGAGCTACACGGGGAACAAAGTTCAGGACATCCAAGTCCTCCTAGAACGCGTTCTCCAGAAGAACCATATCACTGAAGATATCAACTTTAAGACCATTTCGGAGCGGTTTTCGGAGGTGGTTGGCCCCCTCCTGGTAAGCCATGTAAAACCTGAAAAAATCGACAAAAAAATATTGGTGCTTAAGGTCGCTAATTCGGCGTTAAAGTTCGAAATGAACCTCCAAAAAAAAGCTATTATTGAGAAGTGTAATACCCTTTTAGGGAAGCCTTTTATTCAAGGAATACGATTCATCTAA
- a CDS encoding S41 family peptidase: protein MATLSALCIANAATDKKTPPGDFYDEVSRLNKVLSEVNRKYVENVNPTELTDAAINGIRNILDPHTTVFAPKDYESLRVSMEGKFGGVGITISLRDNILTVISPLSGTPAFKLGIRAGDRIRKIDGKETKGMSLDDAVNKLRGKIGTDVTVAIEREGVPDLMDYTITRAEIIVHAVPYYGMVTPEIGYIKLATFSDKTTSDVENAIRGLQKQGMKKLILDMRYNPGGLLNQAIEISELFLKPGNVIVSTRGRTQKTESASRRNPMLKSDVPMVVLVNQGSASAAEIVSGALQDWDRALIVGKTSFGKGSVQTIFPLDNAGNALKLTTAFYYLPFGRCINKPENGIKGLTLQDDEYDDEKEAAKTDSVKADTAKRDTFYTNNGRMMFGGGGITPDVDVELDPMPWVVQVQERMAMYFKFAVKIRPSLEKAGVKVNSEWTVPDSLFTQFKAFCKKDTNFMKVKSNALVGVDQLEKSIIREQNYMGDSAKTISDSTLVKRITEMRKALEDNRDAQFEANKDYIKDGIKRELLTAFVNDSVSTAFSLKRDKQLNEAIKYLSDMNLFKKSISAPAKKKGAAKPKK from the coding sequence ATGGCAACGCTGTCCGCGCTTTGCATCGCGAACGCCGCTACCGATAAGAAAACTCCTCCTGGAGATTTTTACGACGAAGTTTCGCGTTTGAACAAGGTCCTTTCCGAAGTCAACCGCAAGTACGTTGAAAACGTCAATCCGACCGAACTCACGGACGCCGCCATCAATGGCATCAGAAACATTCTGGACCCGCACACGACCGTTTTCGCCCCCAAGGACTACGAAAGCCTTCGCGTTTCGATGGAAGGCAAGTTCGGTGGCGTGGGTATTACCATCAGTCTCCGCGACAACATCCTCACCGTCATTTCGCCGCTCTCCGGCACGCCAGCATTCAAGCTCGGCATCCGCGCAGGTGACCGCATCCGCAAAATCGACGGCAAAGAAACAAAAGGTATGTCGCTTGACGACGCCGTCAACAAGCTCCGTGGTAAAATTGGAACAGACGTGACCGTCGCGATTGAACGCGAAGGCGTTCCCGACCTCATGGACTACACCATCACCAGAGCAGAAATCATCGTGCACGCCGTTCCGTATTACGGCATGGTCACTCCGGAAATTGGCTACATCAAGCTCGCCACCTTTAGCGACAAGACCACAAGCGATGTCGAAAACGCCATCCGTGGCCTCCAGAAGCAGGGCATGAAGAAGCTCATCCTCGACATGCGCTACAATCCGGGCGGACTTTTGAACCAGGCTATCGAAATCAGCGAACTCTTCCTCAAGCCGGGTAACGTGATTGTCAGCACCCGTGGCCGCACCCAGAAGACCGAAAGCGCCTCGCGCAGAAATCCGATGCTCAAGTCCGATGTTCCGATGGTCGTCCTCGTGAACCAGGGTTCCGCTAGTGCCGCCGAAATTGTCTCGGGCGCATTGCAGGACTGGGACCGCGCCTTGATCGTCGGTAAGACCTCGTTCGGCAAGGGTTCCGTGCAGACCATCTTCCCGCTCGACAATGCCGGTAACGCTCTCAAGCTCACGACAGCATTCTACTACCTCCCCTTCGGTCGTTGCATCAACAAGCCGGAAAACGGCATCAAGGGTCTCACCCTGCAAGATGATGAATATGACGACGAAAAGGAAGCCGCAAAGACCGATTCTGTAAAGGCCGATACCGCTAAGCGCGACACGTTCTACACGAACAACGGCCGCATGATGTTTGGCGGCGGCGGCATTACGCCGGACGTCGATGTGGAACTCGATCCGATGCCGTGGGTTGTCCAGGTGCAGGAACGCATGGCCATGTACTTCAAGTTTGCCGTCAAGATTCGCCCGAGCCTCGAAAAGGCAGGCGTCAAGGTGAACTCCGAATGGACCGTGCCGGATTCCCTCTTCACGCAGTTCAAGGCGTTCTGCAAAAAGGACACGAATTTCATGAAGGTCAAGAGCAACGCCCTCGTCGGCGTAGACCAGCTTGAAAAGAGCATCATCCGCGAACAGAACTACATGGGCGACAGCGCAAAGACCATTTCGGATTCTACGCTCGTGAAGCGCATCACCGAAATGCGCAAGGCTCTTGAAGATAACCGCGATGCCCAGTTCGAAGCCAACAAGGACTACATCAAGGACGGCATCAAGCGCGAACTCCTCACGGCATTTGTGAATGACTCCGTCAGCACGGCATTCTCGCTCAAGCGCGACAAGCAGCTGAACGAAGCCATCAAGTACCTGAGCGACATGAATCTTTTCAAGAAGTCCATCAGCGCACCTGCTAAAAAGAAAGGCGCTGCAAAGCCTAAGAAGTAA